From one Geoalkalibacter halelectricus genomic stretch:
- a CDS encoding heavy metal translocating P-type ATPase — MTRKRDVQESDSRAMLDGRRLDIDIKGMSCASCVGRVEKALRAVSGVSEVSVNLATERAHIVFEQGREDGAAAVEAIIDAGYEPQVQTLELRVSGMSCASCVGRVEKALRSLQGVLDAQVNLATEVATVQVISGMATPEALVDAIRRAGYGAEKSGSTTEQEARAGEEREMEARQLKRSVWFAAALTLPIFVLDMGSHFIPPFHHWLLQIVGQQNLFYLFFVLASLVQFGPGLRFYRKGWPALVRGGPDMNSLVMLGTSAAWGYSVVATFVPHLLPEGTVHVYFEASAVIITLILVGRLLEARAKGRTSEAVKRLIGLQAKTARIVREGQEQEVPIGEVRLDDLVRVRPGEKIPVDGEVVEGHSYVDESMITGEPLPVVKEQGAEVVGGTINKTGGFTFRATRIGADTLLAQIVRMVEQAQGAKLPIQALVDRVTNYFVPAVIGASLLTFMVWIFLGPAPALTFALVNAVAVLIIACPCAMGLATPTSIMVGTGKGAELGILFRKGDALQRLRDAQVIALDKTGTLTRGRPELTDFIVAEDFDENTVLRLVAAVERLSEHPIAEAIVAAARERGLEVGEGSDFAAEPGFGVVATVAGRRIQVGADRFMRRLDLDPDVFAQQAQDLSSQGKTPLYAAVDGRLAAILAVSDPIKDSTPAAIKALHAEGLRVVMITGDNRRTAEAIGRRLGIDQVVAEVLPDGKVDAVRELQSGERKVVFVGDGINDAPALAQADVGIAIGTGTDIAMESAEVVLMSGDLRNVPNAIALSRATLTNIKQNLFWAFAYNTLLIPVAAGILYPFLGLLLSPVFAALAMAASSVCVLSNALRLRRFSPPIPAQVAKETITG; from the coding sequence ATGACCCGTAAGCGGGATGTTCAAGAGAGTGATTCAAGGGCAATGCTCGACGGGCGGCGTTTGGATATCGACATTAAGGGTATGAGCTGCGCCTCCTGCGTGGGGCGGGTCGAGAAGGCGCTGCGTGCGGTTTCTGGAGTGTCCGAGGTGTCGGTGAATCTCGCCACGGAGAGAGCACATATCGTTTTCGAGCAGGGGCGAGAGGATGGCGCCGCGGCTGTCGAGGCGATAATAGACGCCGGATACGAGCCCCAGGTACAAACCCTTGAACTGCGCGTTTCGGGAATGAGCTGCGCTTCCTGCGTCGGGCGGGTGGAGAAGGCCTTAAGGAGCCTGCAAGGGGTTCTTGATGCCCAGGTCAATCTCGCCACGGAGGTGGCGACTGTCCAGGTTATTTCCGGGATGGCGACCCCGGAAGCCCTGGTTGATGCCATACGCCGAGCCGGCTATGGTGCCGAGAAATCGGGATCGACCACCGAACAGGAGGCGCGAGCAGGGGAGGAGCGGGAAATGGAAGCGCGACAGCTCAAGCGCTCCGTTTGGTTCGCCGCGGCGCTGACGCTGCCCATTTTCGTGCTCGACATGGGCTCTCATTTCATCCCGCCTTTTCATCATTGGTTGCTTCAGATCGTCGGGCAACAAAACCTATTTTACCTGTTTTTCGTGCTGGCCAGCCTGGTGCAGTTCGGACCGGGGTTGAGGTTTTACCGCAAGGGCTGGCCGGCTCTGGTGCGCGGCGGGCCGGATATGAACTCGCTGGTCATGCTTGGCACCTCCGCGGCCTGGGGTTATTCGGTGGTGGCGACCTTCGTGCCGCACCTATTGCCCGAGGGCACGGTTCATGTTTACTTCGAAGCCTCGGCGGTCATCATCACCCTGATTCTGGTGGGCCGCCTTCTGGAAGCCCGGGCCAAGGGGCGCACCAGCGAGGCCGTCAAACGACTCATCGGATTGCAGGCCAAAACCGCGCGCATCGTACGTGAAGGGCAGGAGCAAGAAGTGCCCATCGGCGAGGTGCGCCTGGACGATCTGGTGCGGGTGCGGCCCGGCGAGAAAATTCCCGTCGACGGTGAGGTGGTCGAAGGGCATTCCTATGTGGACGAATCCATGATTACCGGCGAACCTCTGCCGGTGGTCAAGGAGCAGGGAGCCGAGGTGGTGGGTGGCACCATCAACAAGACCGGCGGCTTCACCTTCCGCGCCACCCGTATTGGCGCCGATACCCTGTTGGCGCAAATCGTGCGCATGGTCGAGCAGGCGCAAGGGGCGAAATTGCCCATTCAGGCGCTGGTGGACCGGGTGACCAATTATTTCGTGCCGGCGGTGATCGGCGCGTCGCTGCTGACCTTCATGGTGTGGATCTTTTTGGGACCGGCTCCGGCGTTGACCTTTGCCCTGGTCAATGCGGTCGCGGTACTCATCATCGCCTGCCCCTGCGCCATGGGGCTGGCGACGCCGACCTCGATCATGGTCGGCACCGGAAAGGGTGCCGAATTGGGCATTTTGTTTCGCAAGGGCGATGCCTTGCAGCGTCTGCGAGATGCGCAGGTGATCGCTTTGGATAAAACGGGCACCCTGACGCGGGGCCGTCCGGAACTGACCGATTTCATCGTCGCCGAGGATTTCGACGAAAATACGGTACTGCGGCTGGTAGCCGCCGTGGAACGCCTATCCGAACATCCCATTGCCGAAGCCATCGTCGCCGCCGCCCGAGAGCGGGGGCTCGAGGTCGGCGAAGGCAGTGACTTTGCCGCGGAACCGGGGTTCGGTGTCGTTGCGACGGTCGCCGGTCGGCGCATCCAGGTAGGGGCCGATCGTTTCATGCGCAGGCTCGACCTTGATCCCGATGTTTTTGCCCAACAGGCACAAGACCTCTCCTCCCAAGGCAAGACACCGCTTTATGCCGCGGTGGACGGACGGCTCGCCGCCATTCTGGCCGTGTCCGACCCCATCAAGGATTCGACGCCCGCCGCCATCAAGGCTCTTCACGCCGAGGGTTTGCGGGTGGTTATGATCACCGGGGACAACCGCCGCACTGCCGAGGCCATCGGCCGACGACTTGGCATCGATCAGGTCGTTGCCGAGGTCCTGCCCGACGGCAAAGTCGACGCCGTGCGTGAGCTTCAGTCCGGGGAGCGCAAAGTCGTTTTCGTCGGCGACGGCATCAACGACGCTCCCGCTCTGGCGCAGGCCGATGTCGGCATCGCCATCGGTACCGGCACCGATATCGCCATGGAATCGGCGGAAGTCGTTCTCATGTCGGGCGATCTGCGCAATGTGCCCAATGCCATCGCCTTGTCCAGGGCCACCCTGACCAACATCAAGCAAAATCTGTTCTGGGCCTTTGCCTACAACACTCTGCTCATCCCCGTGGCAGCCGGCATCCTTTACCCTTTTCTCGGCTTGCTGCTCTCGCCGGTCTTTGCCGCGTTGGCAATGGCCGCCTCCAGCGTGTGCGTGCTGAGCAACGCCTTGCGCCTGCGGCGCTTTTCTCCCCCCATTCCCGCCCAGGTCGCCAAGGAAACGATCACGGGGTAG
- the hcp gene encoding hydroxylamine reductase → MFCYQCEQAAQGTGCTKMGVCGKTPEVAALQNLIVWGLMGMSFWAHKAREKGAIDAEIDLHLIEALFTTVTNVDFDPESCAAVAEKTVEMRDRAWTLFEKANGGPYTGDVPDAAAAWACPDSREEMVKLGREKDVRRFNSDADINSVQNILLYGCKGMAAYADHAHILGKDDREIYAFMHKALAAIAESKLGLMDFVNLCMECGQTNIKTMGLLNQAHIENYQKPQPTPVSIGAKAGKAILVSGHDLKMLEELLKQTESKGINVYTHVEMLPAHGYPGLKKYSHLVGNFGGAWQSQYEEFQKFPGAIIFNTNCLQRPADTYKDRLFTWGRVKWPGVKHIDGWDFSEVIAAAQKAEGFTEKPDKEILTGCGHDAVLGLADKVIAAVKSGAIKRFFVIGGCDGAKPGRNYYTQFAEKLPKDTVILTLACGKYRFNKLDLGDIGGIPRLLDVGQCNDAYSAVQIALALAEAFDCEVNDLPLSIVLSWYEQKAVVVLLALLSLGIKNMKLGPSLPGFVTPNVLNFLVENFNIGPIGSVEDDMKQMLG, encoded by the coding sequence ATGTTCTGTTACCAGTGTGAGCAGGCGGCGCAGGGGACCGGCTGCACCAAGATGGGCGTGTGCGGTAAAACTCCGGAGGTCGCAGCTCTGCAAAATCTCATTGTGTGGGGATTGATGGGGATGTCCTTCTGGGCGCACAAGGCGCGCGAGAAGGGAGCCATCGATGCCGAGATCGACCTGCACCTCATTGAGGCCCTGTTCACCACGGTGACCAATGTGGATTTCGACCCCGAGAGCTGCGCTGCCGTGGCGGAAAAGACCGTGGAGATGCGCGACCGGGCCTGGACCTTGTTCGAAAAAGCCAATGGCGGCCCCTATACCGGGGATGTTCCCGACGCTGCCGCCGCCTGGGCCTGTCCCGACAGTCGCGAAGAAATGGTCAAGCTGGGTCGTGAAAAGGACGTGCGCAGATTCAACAGCGACGCCGACATCAACTCGGTGCAGAACATCCTGCTCTATGGGTGCAAGGGCATGGCCGCCTATGCCGACCACGCCCACATCCTGGGCAAGGATGACAGGGAGATCTACGCTTTTATGCACAAGGCGCTGGCGGCCATTGCCGAGAGCAAGCTCGGGCTGATGGACTTTGTCAATTTGTGCATGGAATGCGGGCAGACCAATATCAAGACCATGGGGCTGCTCAATCAGGCGCACATCGAGAATTACCAGAAACCCCAGCCCACCCCGGTCAGTATCGGTGCCAAGGCCGGCAAGGCGATTCTGGTGTCGGGTCATGATCTGAAAATGCTCGAGGAACTGCTCAAGCAGACCGAAAGCAAGGGGATCAACGTATATACGCATGTGGAGATGCTGCCCGCCCACGGCTATCCGGGCCTGAAGAAATATAGTCATCTCGTGGGCAACTTCGGCGGCGCCTGGCAGAGTCAGTACGAAGAATTTCAGAAATTTCCCGGAGCCATCATTTTCAACACCAACTGCCTGCAACGGCCTGCCGATACCTACAAGGACCGCCTGTTCACCTGGGGCCGCGTCAAGTGGCCGGGCGTCAAGCACATCGACGGCTGGGACTTCTCCGAGGTGATCGCCGCCGCCCAGAAAGCCGAAGGTTTCACGGAGAAGCCCGACAAGGAAATCCTCACCGGTTGCGGGCACGATGCCGTCCTGGGATTGGCCGACAAGGTCATCGCGGCGGTCAAATCCGGCGCCATCAAGCGCTTTTTCGTCATCGGCGGCTGTGACGGGGCCAAGCCCGGACGCAACTACTACACCCAGTTCGCCGAAAAATTGCCCAAGGATACGGTCATTTTGACCCTCGCCTGCGGCAAGTACCGCTTCAACAAGCTCGATCTGGGCGATATCGGCGGCATCCCGCGCTTGCTCGACGTCGGTCAGTGCAACGATGCCTACTCGGCGGTGCAGATCGCCCTGGCCCTGGCCGAGGCTTTTGACTGCGAGGTCAATGATCTGCCGCTGTCCATCGTTCTGAGCTGGTACGAGCAAAAGGCCGTGGTGGTGCTGCTGGCTCTTTTGTCCCTGGGAATCAAGAACATGAAACTCGGCCCCAGTCTGCCAGGATTCGTTACACCCAACGTGCTCAACTTTCTGGTGGAGAATTTCAACATCGGTCCCATCGGTTCGGTGGAAGACGATATGAAGCAGATGCTTGGTTAG
- a CDS encoding c-type cytochrome: MKNVRKKIFVVLALAGALTIVGCSERREEAPAAPPATPAVTPAAVDMEAAESLFNQHCAACHPDGGNVMRPERNLSHANLMERGLGTPESLRDYLRDPGPGMPAFDANTISDEQGENLGHYILEKFQ, from the coding sequence ATGAAGAACGTCAGGAAAAAAATTTTCGTGGTTTTGGCACTGGCCGGAGCTTTGACGATCGTGGGTTGCAGCGAGCGCAGGGAAGAAGCGCCCGCGGCGCCTCCGGCAACCCCGGCGGTCACCCCGGCGGCGGTTGATATGGAGGCAGCCGAATCCCTGTTCAACCAGCATTGCGCGGCCTGCCATCCCGACGGTGGCAACGTCATGCGTCCCGAGAGAAACCTCTCGCACGCCAACCTCATGGAAAGAGGATTGGGAACTCCGGAGAGTCTCAGGGATTATCTGCGTGATCCCGGTCCGGGTATGCCGGCATTTGATGCGAATACCATCTCCGATGAGCAAGGCGAAAACCTCGGCCATTACATTCTGGAAAAGTTCCAATGA